A genomic segment from Gavia stellata isolate bGavSte3 chromosome 4, bGavSte3.hap2, whole genome shotgun sequence encodes:
- the LOC104253798 gene encoding olfactory receptor 5V1-like has product MVGENQTHVTEFMLLGFSHSQPFLFVLFLAMYLATLLGNSAILALVSLDPHLHSPMYFFLSHLSCLDICYSSVTVPKILANALRPQATISYRGCLAQMFFLMGCAGAECALLAVMAYDRYAAICQPLRYARAMSRGVCVAAAASCWLWGMLDSAVHTLLASRLSFCGTVQLQHIFCDVPPLLRAACSNTRPSEVALHAASVFVGLSPFLLVVVSYLRILATVLGMPVATGRRKAFSTCSAHLLVVALYFVTANLNYNRHSSSYSPAADTLVSVLYCIVTPMLNPLIYSLRNQEVRAALRKAMWGRGTLGSPGSNA; this is encoded by the coding sequence ATGGTAGGTGAGAACCAGACTCATGTGACAGAGTTCATGCTCCTGGGCTTTTCCCACAGCCAGCCCTTcctctttgttcttttcctggCCATGTACCTGGCCACGCTGCTGGGGAACTCTGCAATACTCGCCCTCGTGTCCCTGGATCCCCatctccacagccccatgtacttcttcctcagTCACCTGTCCTGCTTGGACATCTGCTACTCGTCAGTGACGGTGCCCAAAATCCTGGCAAATGCCCTGCGCCCACAGGCAACCATCTCCTACCGCGGGTGCCTGGCACAGATGTTCTTCCTGATGGGGTGCGCGGGGGCCGAGTGCGCACTCCTGGctgtcatggcctatgaccgctacgcAGCCATATGCCAGCCCCTGCGCTATGCCCGTGCCATGAGCCGCGGCGTCTGTGTGGcggcagctgccagctgctggctctgggGGATGCTGGACTCGGCCGTGCACACCCTCCTGGCCTCCAGGCTCTCATTCTGCGGGACTGTCCAGCTCCAGCACATCTTCTGTGACGTCCCCCCACTGCTGAGGGCTGCGTGCAGCAACACCCGCCCCAGCGAAGTGGCACTCCACGCTGCCAGTGTCTTTGTGGGCCTCAGCCCCTTCCTGCTTGTCGTCGTCTCCTACCTCCGCATCCTGGCCACCGTCCTCGGGATGCCCGTGGCCACCGGCCGGCGCAAGGCCTTCTCCACCTGCTCTGCCCACCTGCTTGTGGTCGCCCTGTACTTCGTGACAGCCAACCTGAACTACAACCGGCACAGCTCCAGCTACTCCCCGGCAGCCGACACACTGGTCTCCGTACTGTACTGCATCGTCACCCCCATGctgaaccccctcatctacagcctCCGCAACCAGGAGGTGCGGGCGGCCCTGCGGAAGGCTATGTGGGGACGGGGCACGCTGGGCTCCCCGGGCAGCAACGCGTGA